In a single window of the Nodularia spumigena CCY9414 genome:
- a CDS encoding alkaline phosphatase D family protein, producing MSKNSHNPFRFNRRQFLLNSAVTAGGIITTNLISKSPVFGQAPGIITSDRMRPGIPYGIASGDISDNGIIIWSRSDRPSRMLIEYSTSESFSNVRRVFGPSALEDNDFTARFNLKNLPPDQQIFYRVIFQDLDYRNVYSEPVSGTFRTPPTTGRDIFFVWGGDTAGQGWGINPDFGGMKIYETMRQLNPDFFIHCGDTVYVDNPIVAERTLDDGTIWKNITTEEKSKVAETLQEFRGNFQYNLLDENVKRFNAQVPMLAQWDDHETTNNWYPGEFLLSDDRYTVKDVNLLAQRARQAFFEYMPMNYRTRFGAERSKIYRSFQHGPLLDIFMLDERTYRGQNTDNVQSVKSAETDMLGKSQLQWMKVQLLKSKATWKIISSDMPLGLIVRDGANFEAWANADNGAALGRELELTELLRFIKRRNIKNVVWVTADVHYAAAHYYDPSQAQFTDFKPFWEFVAGPLNSGTFGPGQLDNTFGPQLIFQSNPPGMKPNRPPSEGLQFFGGVKIDADTKVMTVSLRNIAGEIIYSVDLPPEA from the coding sequence ATGAGTAAAAATTCCCATAACCCATTCAGGTTTAACCGTCGCCAGTTTTTACTAAATTCTGCGGTGACAGCCGGTGGAATCATTACCACAAATCTGATATCAAAATCACCAGTTTTCGGACAAGCACCTGGAATTATTACCTCTGACAGAATGCGTCCTGGCATACCTTATGGTATTGCCTCTGGAGATATTAGCGACAATGGTATTATAATTTGGAGTCGCAGCGATCGCCCATCCAGAATGTTAATTGAATATTCCACCAGTGAATCTTTTAGCAATGTGCGACGTGTTTTCGGTCCATCGGCTTTAGAAGATAACGACTTCACAGCCCGATTTAATCTCAAAAACTTACCTCCAGACCAACAAATATTTTATCGGGTAATTTTCCAAGATTTAGACTATAGAAACGTCTACAGCGAACCTGTAAGCGGTACTTTCCGCACTCCCCCCACAACTGGACGAGATATATTCTTTGTATGGGGTGGAGATACAGCCGGTCAAGGATGGGGAATTAATCCTGATTTCGGTGGGATGAAAATTTACGAAACCATGCGTCAACTTAATCCCGACTTTTTTATCCATTGTGGCGATACTGTTTATGTTGATAACCCCATCGTGGCAGAAAGAACCCTTGATGATGGCACAATTTGGAAAAACATCACCACAGAAGAAAAATCAAAAGTAGCAGAAACGCTTCAAGAATTTCGTGGCAATTTTCAATACAATTTGCTGGATGAAAATGTGAAGCGTTTTAACGCTCAAGTTCCCATGTTAGCGCAGTGGGACGACCACGAAACCACAAACAACTGGTATCCTGGCGAATTTCTCCTCAGTGATGACCGCTATACAGTTAAAGATGTTAACTTGTTAGCACAAAGGGCAAGACAAGCATTTTTTGAATATATGCCCATGAACTACAGGACAAGATTTGGTGCTGAGAGATCCAAAATTTATCGTTCCTTCCAACATGGTCCATTACTAGACATTTTCATGCTGGATGAACGCACTTACCGGGGGCAAAACACTGACAATGTTCAGTCAGTAAAAAGTGCAGAAACAGATATGCTGGGTAAATCACAATTGCAATGGATGAAAGTGCAATTGCTGAAATCAAAAGCCACATGGAAAATAATTTCTAGTGATATGCCTTTGGGGTTAATAGTTCGAGATGGTGCTAATTTTGAAGCTTGGGCTAACGCAGACAACGGCGCAGCTTTGGGAAGGGAATTAGAGTTAACTGAGTTACTCCGATTTATCAAACGCAGGAATATTAAAAATGTTGTTTGGGTAACTGCTGATGTACATTATGCAGCAGCCCACTATTACGACCCCAGTCAGGCACAATTCACCGACTTTAAGCCTTTTTGGGAGTTTGTCGCCGGGCCTCTCAACTCTGGGACATTTGGCCCAGGACAATTAGATAATACCTTTGGCCCACAATTAATATTTCAAAGTAATCCTCCAGGTATGAAACCAAATCGACCACCCAGTGAAGGTTTACAATTCTTTGGAGGAGTGAAAATTGATGCTGATACCAAGGTGATGACAGTTTCACTGCGTAACATAGCCGGGGAAATTATTTACAGCGTAGATTTACCGCCAGAAGCGTAA
- a CDS encoding AAA family ATPase codes for MLFLTLICLEEPEIGLHPDILPTIAEMLIEASQRTQLIVTTHSDALISALSEYPESVLVCERDEKGSHLRRLEPDKLKDWLENYTLGDLWRMGEIGGNRW; via the coding sequence GTGCTGTTTCTGACACTTATTTGTCTTGAAGAACCAGAGATTGGTTTACACCCAGATATTTTACCGACTATTGCAGAAATGCTAATTGAAGCATCCCAGAGAACACAATTAATAGTGACAACTCATTCTGATGCTTTAATTTCGGCTTTGAGTGAATATCCCGAATCAGTGTTAGTTTGTGAACGAGACGAAAAAGGCTCTCACCTCCGCCGCCTTGAACCTGATAAACTCAAAGATTGGCTAGAAAATTATACTCTCGGCGACCTCTGGCGCATGGGTGAAATTGGGGGAAATCGATGGTAA
- a CDS encoding DUF4276 family protein has translation MVKEIRIYIEGGGNSNAEKAKIRQGFNKFFNTFIELAKSKKTKWSIIICGTRNNAFRNFRNALKSHPDAFNVLLVDAEAPVTIQSRWGHLKFRDNWDKPSEVDEIQCHLMVQTMDAWFIADIETLTKYYGQGFRKNAIPKNSNIEIIDKDTLFKSLKDATCNTSKGEYQKIKHASKLLELLDVAKVRQASPSCGRLFTTLTDKITKV, from the coding sequence ATGGTAAAAGAAATTCGGATTTATATAGAGGGTGGTGGTAATTCTAATGCGGAGAAGGCTAAAATTAGACAAGGATTTAATAAATTTTTCAATACATTTATTGAATTAGCTAAAAGTAAAAAAACTAAATGGAGCATTATTATTTGTGGTACTCGCAATAATGCATTTCGTAACTTTAGAAATGCTTTAAAATCTCATCCAGATGCCTTTAATGTTTTGCTGGTTGACGCAGAAGCACCTGTGACTATACAATCTCGTTGGGGACATCTAAAGTTTAGGGATAATTGGGATAAACCTTCAGAAGTTGACGAGATTCAATGTCATTTGATGGTTCAAACAATGGACGCTTGGTTTATTGCTGATATTGAAACCCTGACAAAATATTATGGTCAGGGATTTAGGAAAAATGCCATTCCCAAAAACTCTAATATCGAAATTATTGACAAAGACACGTTATTTAAGAGCCTGAAAGACGCTACTTGTAATACCTCCAAGGGCGAGTATCAAAAAATTAAACACGCCTCTAAGCTTTTGGAATTGCTGGATGTGGCTAAGGTTCGTCAAGCTTCCCCATCATGCGGTCGCCTATTCACGACTTTAACAGATAAGATAACAAAAGTTTGA
- the mutS gene encoding DNA mismatch repair protein MutS produces the protein MTASQSEPQRTEPNIPATPHVDTQLVDRSKLSKMYQHYVEVKDKHPHALLLYRVGDFFETFFQDAVTVSRELELVLTSKHAGEVGRVAMTGVPHHAWERYTTQLVEKGYAVVICDQVEDASEAVGLVKREVTRILTPGTLLEEGMLKSSRNNYIAAVVIAGNHWGLAYADISTGEFLTTQGSDLEHLTQELMRLQPSEVVVPTNAPDLGSLLRPGESSPHLPPCLPQSFCYSLRSQVPFSQGEARPKLLEKFKVRSLEGLGCDHLPLAVRAAGGLLEYVEDMQRVNPVVLQKLRTYTITDYLIVDNQTRRNLEITQTVRDSTFHGSLLWALDRSSTAMGGRALRRWLLQPLIDLKGIGARQNTIQELMENTPLRQDLRQLLRQIYDLERLTGRAASGTANAKDLVALADSLSRLPQLSHLVIDARSPFLKALQRVPAELSELAQKLHAHLVESPPIHIKEGGLIRPGMNPMLDERKATVESDQQWIANLEVDERAKTGIPNLKVGFNKTFGYYISISRSKSDQVPDNYIRKQTLTNEERYITPELKEREARILTARDDLNQLEYEIFVELREEVGQQAEIIRNTSRAVAAADVLCGLAELAVQQGYCRPQMVEGREIMIVDGRHPVVEQSLPAGFFVPNSTQLGREERNHRGAEGAEERPDLVILTGPNASGKSCYLRQVGLIQLMAQIGSFVPARFAKLGVCDRIFTRVGAVDDLATGQSTFMVEMNETANILNHATAKSLVLLDEIGRGTATFDGLSIAWAVAEYIAVDIRARTIFATHYHELNELSSILPNVANYQVTVKELPDRIIFLHQVQPGGADKSYGIEAGRLAGLPDVVIQRAKQVMGQIEKHSKIAMGLQNMD, from the coding sequence ATGACTGCTTCTCAATCTGAACCTCAACGAACGGAACCCAACATCCCTGCTACACCTCACGTCGATACTCAATTGGTAGACCGCAGTAAGCTGAGTAAGATGTATCAGCATTATGTGGAAGTCAAGGATAAACATCCCCATGCTTTGCTGCTATATCGGGTCGGAGATTTTTTTGAAACTTTTTTCCAAGACGCTGTAACTGTCTCCAGAGAATTAGAACTTGTACTCACCAGTAAACACGCGGGCGAAGTTGGTCGCGTAGCTATGACTGGTGTACCCCACCACGCTTGGGAACGCTACACTACCCAATTGGTGGAAAAAGGCTATGCGGTGGTAATTTGCGACCAAGTAGAAGACGCATCGGAAGCAGTCGGTTTAGTCAAGCGCGAAGTTACCCGCATCCTCACACCAGGGACTTTGCTAGAAGAGGGAATGTTAAAATCAAGTCGCAATAATTACATTGCGGCTGTGGTAATTGCGGGGAATCATTGGGGTTTAGCTTATGCAGATATCTCTACAGGGGAATTTCTCACAACTCAAGGAAGTGATTTAGAACACCTGACTCAGGAGTTAATGCGGTTGCAACCTTCCGAGGTGGTGGTTCCCACAAACGCCCCTGATTTGGGTAGCTTGTTGCGTCCGGGTGAAAGTTCGCCCCATCTTCCCCCATGTTTACCACAATCATTTTGTTATAGCTTGCGATCGCAGGTTCCCTTTTCTCAAGGCGAAGCTAGACCGAAATTGTTAGAAAAATTCAAAGTGCGATCGCTTGAAGGACTCGGTTGTGATCATCTTCCTTTAGCTGTGCGGGCGGCTGGTGGTCTACTGGAATATGTGGAAGATATGCAAAGAGTCAACCCAGTTGTTCTGCAAAAGTTACGCACCTATACCATTACTGACTACCTAATTGTTGATAATCAAACTCGACGTAACCTAGAAATTACGCAAACGGTCAGGGATAGCACATTTCACGGTTCCCTGCTGTGGGCATTAGATAGAAGCAGCACAGCGATGGGCGGGCGGGCGTTGCGGCGGTGGTTATTGCAACCGCTAATTGATCTTAAAGGCATTGGGGCGCGTCAAAATACCATCCAAGAGTTGATGGAAAATACACCTTTGCGTCAAGATTTGCGGCAGTTATTACGGCAAATTTACGATTTAGAACGGCTAACGGGAAGGGCGGCTTCTGGGACTGCTAACGCTAAAGATTTAGTCGCTTTGGCTGATTCCCTCTCACGCTTACCGCAATTATCCCACTTAGTCATTGATGCGCGATCGCCTTTTCTGAAAGCTTTGCAGAGAGTACCAGCAGAATTATCAGAATTAGCTCAAAAGTTACACGCCCATCTTGTAGAATCGCCACCCATACATATTAAAGAAGGCGGGTTGATTCGTCCAGGGATGAATCCCATGTTAGATGAGCGAAAAGCCACTGTCGAATCAGACCAACAATGGATTGCGAATTTAGAAGTTGATGAACGGGCAAAAACCGGCATCCCCAATTTAAAGGTAGGATTTAATAAAACCTTTGGTTACTACATTAGTATTTCTCGTTCTAAATCTGACCAAGTACCCGATAATTACATCCGTAAGCAAACTTTAACCAATGAAGAACGTTACATCACCCCAGAGTTGAAAGAACGGGAAGCGCGGATTCTCACAGCGCGGGATGATTTAAATCAGTTGGAATATGAGATTTTTGTCGAACTGCGGGAAGAGGTAGGACAACAGGCGGAGATTATTCGCAATACTTCCCGTGCTGTCGCTGCGGCTGATGTGTTGTGTGGTTTAGCTGAGTTGGCTGTACAGCAAGGTTATTGTCGTCCCCAGATGGTTGAGGGACGGGAAATTATGATTGTGGATGGTCGTCACCCGGTGGTGGAACAGTCTTTACCGGCTGGGTTTTTTGTGCCGAATTCTACGCAATTAGGGAGGGAGGAAAGGAACCACAGAGGCGCAGAGGGCGCGGAGGAAAGACCGGATTTAGTAATTTTGACTGGACCGAATGCGAGTGGTAAGAGTTGTTATTTGCGTCAGGTAGGGTTGATTCAGTTGATGGCGCAAATTGGTAGTTTTGTACCGGCGCGGTTTGCAAAGTTGGGAGTGTGCGATCGCATTTTTACTCGTGTCGGTGCTGTGGATGATTTGGCGACTGGTCAATCTACGTTTATGGTGGAGATGAATGAAACGGCGAATATTCTCAATCATGCTACGGCTAAATCCCTAGTATTGTTAGATGAAATTGGTCGCGGAACAGCAACTTTTGATGGTCTTTCCATCGCTTGGGCTGTAGCAGAATACATAGCTGTAGATATTCGGGCGCGGACGATTTTTGCTACTCACTATCATGAATTAAACGAATTGTCAAGCATCCTGCCCAACGTCGCTAATTATCAAGTCACCGTCAAAGAATTACCCGACAGAATCATTTTTCTGCACCAAGTCCAACCAGGGGGTGCTGATAAATCCTATGGCATTGAAGCGGGACGATTAGCGGGTTTACCAGATGTAGTAATTCAACGGGCGAAACAAGTCATGGGGCAGATTGAGAAACATAGTAAAATTGCAATGGGACTACAGAATATGGATTAA
- a CDS encoding tetratricopeptide repeat protein: protein MSDEFYNQGLKKAKDKDYAGAIEEFSNSLQLIPYFADAFLQRGLAYYHSGAIHKAVSDYTEAVRLNPGSMDGYYCRGLARLELKNLPGALSDVDMAIRLNSDYAPAYNLRGIIRRKQGFIPDAIANFKKAAKLYLAQKDTENCRLCIEKIRQLQPKPKPVSQSSISINTPILSTKAYFTQLLEKAEKGNTREAIADVNWILQADPQDAQAYCCRGIIHCKMGKYQDAIADFNQALSLNFTDAVVYRNRGKARSLLGDHQGAIADFNQVIKIQPQDALVYTARGNAYRTSGNYLDAIQDYNQALQINPDHALAYYNRGIAYTCLEEMQNAVADYQKAASIFCEQEDWENYHQVLNSLKNIQTSSPESKKQNYNLLRQRLLRMVGGYWEIAQRLIDQQQEYHPGMSDEWYLQKVIADLERDRGR, encoded by the coding sequence ATGAGTGACGAATTTTACAATCAAGGACTGAAAAAGGCTAAGGATAAAGACTACGCTGGCGCTATTGAGGAATTTAGCAATTCTTTACAATTGATACCTTATTTTGCTGATGCTTTTTTACAACGGGGTTTGGCTTATTATCACTCAGGGGCTATTCACAAAGCTGTTTCGGATTATACAGAAGCGGTAAGGTTGAATCCTGGAAGTATGGATGGGTATTATTGTCGGGGTTTGGCTAGGTTAGAATTGAAAAATTTACCGGGGGCTTTGAGTGATGTGGATATGGCGATTCGCCTCAATTCCGATTATGCGCCTGCTTATAACCTGCGGGGGATAATTCGACGGAAACAAGGTTTTATTCCCGATGCGATCGCTAATTTTAAAAAGGCCGCAAAATTATATTTAGCACAAAAGGATACAGAAAATTGTCGTCTGTGTATCGAAAAGATTAGACAGTTACAACCAAAACCAAAACCTGTTTCTCAGTCAAGTATTTCTATTAATACACCGATATTATCGACAAAGGCATATTTTACCCAGTTATTAGAAAAAGCCGAGAAAGGCAATACTCGTGAGGCGATCGCTGATGTAAACTGGATATTACAAGCTGACCCACAAGATGCCCAAGCTTATTGTTGTCGTGGAATAATTCACTGCAAAATGGGAAAATATCAAGATGCGATCGCAGACTTTAATCAAGCATTATCTCTCAATTTTACAGATGCGGTTGTTTATCGTAATCGTGGTAAAGCCCGTTCACTTTTGGGAGATCATCAAGGTGCGATCGCAGATTTTAATCAAGTCATCAAAATTCAACCCCAAGATGCCTTAGTATACACTGCCAGAGGCAACGCCTACAGGACATCTGGTAATTATCTCGATGCAATTCAAGATTACAACCAAGCATTACAAATTAATCCTGATCATGCTCTAGCTTACTACAATCGTGGTATTGCTTATACTTGTTTAGAAGAAATGCAAAATGCTGTTGCGGATTATCAAAAAGCCGCGAGTATTTTTTGTGAACAGGAAGATTGGGAAAATTACCATCAAGTATTAAATAGTTTAAAAAATATCCAAACATCTAGCCCGGAATCAAAGAAGCAAAACTATAATTTACTGCGTCAGCGACTTTTGCGGATGGTGGGGGGATATTGGGAAATCGCCCAACGATTAATTGATCAACAACAAGAATATCATCCGGGGATGTCAGATGAGTGGTACCTGCAAAAAGTGATTGCTGATTTAGAACGCGATCGCGGTAGGTAA
- a CDS encoding DUF711 family protein has translation MKIRTITTGISLLSPKDTDKIKQAHEFNQQAKEIFAKRGYKVQTTRITTNSWEEYLLNLAKIDIIHDIKALEEICQSLDISFFNIGYANKPETIALIPDIIKSTSIIYCSSQLGNQETGINFQNTWESAKTIKRIAQESENGYGNFRYCAWANCQPGIPFFPTAYHIGDTSFGIGLELGELVSQAFSQADNLQSAEKELQSILEIELIKVAKIAEEISLRFAVKYNGIDTSLAPSLDQENSIAFAYEKIMSGKFGHPGTLAISGMLTRVLKSVSVKICGYSGLMLPVCEDVGLAARANEQTYDITHLLLFSAVCGCGLDTVPIPGDMTVEKIASILTDLATLAIKLNKPLSARLFPITNKKAGEMTAFNSPYLVDCHVFSVD, from the coding sequence ATGAAAATTAGAACCATCACTACAGGAATATCACTTCTATCCCCCAAAGACACCGATAAAATCAAACAAGCCCATGAATTTAACCAACAAGCAAAAGAAATCTTTGCAAAACGAGGATATAAAGTTCAAACAACTAGAATTACCACCAACTCTTGGGAAGAATATTTATTAAACTTAGCAAAAATTGATATTATTCATGATATTAAAGCACTAGAGGAGATTTGTCAAAGCCTAGATATCAGCTTTTTCAATATTGGCTATGCCAATAAACCCGAAACCATAGCTTTAATTCCTGATATTATTAAATCTACATCAATTATTTACTGTTCCAGCCAATTGGGAAACCAAGAAACAGGTATTAACTTTCAAAATACTTGGGAATCTGCCAAAACTATCAAACGCATTGCCCAAGAAAGCGAAAATGGTTATGGTAATTTTAGATATTGTGCATGGGCAAACTGTCAGCCAGGAATACCATTCTTTCCTACAGCATATCATATCGGTGATACTTCTTTTGGTATCGGTTTAGAACTGGGTGAATTGGTAAGTCAAGCATTTTCCCAAGCTGATAATCTGCAATCAGCAGAGAAGGAATTGCAATCTATTTTAGAAATCGAATTAATTAAAGTTGCTAAAATTGCTGAGGAAATATCTCTAAGATTTGCTGTAAAATATAACGGTATTGATACGTCTCTTGCACCGTCTTTAGACCAAGAAAATAGTATTGCTTTTGCTTATGAAAAAATTATGTCTGGTAAGTTTGGACATCCCGGAACTTTAGCTATTTCGGGGATGTTAACTCGTGTGTTGAAAAGTGTTTCTGTGAAAATTTGCGGTTATTCTGGTTTGATGTTACCAGTATGTGAAGATGTTGGTCTAGCTGCTAGGGCTAATGAGCAAACTTATGATATTACTCATTTATTATTATTTTCGGCTGTTTGTGGTTGTGGGCTAGATACGGTTCCAATTCCTGGTGATATGACGGTTGAAAAAATTGCTTCTATTTTAACTGATTTGGCAACTTTGGCTATTAAGTTAAATAAGCCTTTATCGGCTAGATTGTTTCCGATTACAAATAAAAAAGCTGGGGAAATGACTGCTTTCAATTCCCCTTATCTTGTTGATTGTCACGTTTTCTCTGTGGATTGA
- a CDS encoding 2OG-Fe dioxygenase family protein, with protein sequence MQQVWESTELEYAFLFTLKKVNSINSAGFKTFFNNLPTDPYLKGNYRSRRLSRFIAAEDKLIKLPHGYLFQGKDYNPLLGDIKREFAELEDGLVELDSFKNLVLAFSESCKLHPEAEIGVHQIRTICSPHNLGNPAPEGIHQDGTDFIGIFSVNRENIQGGETHLYTAKKEKPVFSKTLNSGELLLVNDHEFFHFTTPIKPQIEAKGSRDVFVLTSPSLLINY encoded by the coding sequence ATGCAACAGGTATGGGAATCAACAGAATTAGAATATGCTTTTTTGTTTACCCTCAAAAAGGTAAATTCCATAAATTCAGCAGGTTTCAAAACATTTTTTAATAATTTACCGACTGATCCTTATCTCAAAGGTAATTATCGTTCGAGAAGATTATCTAGATTTATCGCTGCTGAGGATAAATTAATTAAATTACCTCACGGCTACCTCTTCCAAGGTAAAGATTATAATCCATTATTGGGAGATATTAAACGAGAATTTGCAGAATTAGAAGATGGACTTGTAGAATTGGATAGTTTTAAAAATCTAGTTTTAGCATTTAGTGAATCTTGTAAACTACATCCAGAAGCAGAAATAGGAGTGCATCAAATTAGAACCATTTGTTCTCCTCATAACTTAGGAAATCCAGCCCCAGAAGGAATCCATCAAGATGGGACAGACTTTATTGGAATCTTCTCTGTCAATAGAGAAAATATTCAAGGTGGAGAAACCCACTTATATACAGCCAAAAAAGAGAAACCAGTATTTAGTAAAACCTTAAATTCTGGAGAACTACTATTAGTCAACGATCATGAATTCTTCCACTTTACCACACCCATCAAACCACAGATAGAAGCAAAAGGAAGCAGAGATGTATTCGTCTTAACCTCTCCCAGCCTATTAATAAATTACTAA
- the sfsA gene encoding DNA/RNA nuclease SfsA: MIDWLYNYPPLYSGILLKRYKRFFADIQLDSGEIVTAHCPNTGPMTGVSTLGSAVQISKSDNQERKLAYTLELIQVHDNQPTWVGVNTMLPNRIVKLALAKNLFPELGNYSQIKGEVVYGQDKKSRVDFFLTGSDEERPIYLEVKNTTWAQNTLALFPDTETTRGQKHLRELTALLPQTRAVMLYFINRGDCTEFAPGDITDPVYGKLLRKAIALGLEILPCRFDISPFGIRYIGLAKLKL; the protein is encoded by the coding sequence ATGATTGACTGGCTTTACAACTACCCACCGCTATATTCGGGAATACTACTCAAGCGCTACAAACGATTTTTTGCTGATATTCAACTTGATTCTGGCGAAATAGTTACAGCACATTGTCCCAACACAGGGCCAATGACGGGAGTATCTACCCTTGGGAGTGCAGTACAAATTTCCAAAAGTGATAACCAAGAGCGCAAATTAGCTTACACCTTAGAATTAATTCAAGTACATGATAACCAACCCACTTGGGTAGGAGTCAATACCATGTTACCTAATCGCATCGTAAAACTAGCATTAGCAAAAAACCTCTTCCCCGAATTGGGAAACTATAGCCAAATTAAAGGTGAAGTAGTGTATGGACAAGACAAAAAAAGTCGGGTAGATTTCTTCCTAACAGGTAGCGACGAAGAACGCCCAATATATTTAGAAGTAAAAAATACAACTTGGGCGCAAAACACCTTAGCCCTATTTCCCGACACCGAAACCACCAGAGGACAAAAGCATTTAAGAGAATTAACCGCACTCCTACCCCAAACCCGCGCCGTGATGTTGTACTTCATTAATAGAGGAGATTGTACCGAATTTGCCCCTGGTGATATTACAGACCCAGTATATGGTAAACTATTAAGAAAAGCGATCGCACTCGGCCTAGAAATCTTACCCTGCCGATTTGACATCTCACCATTCGGAATACGCTACATAGGTTTAGCAAAACTCAAACTCTAA
- a CDS encoding gluconokinase yields MIIIIMGVSGAGKTTIGKLLADALNWEFKDADEFHSIDNIEKMRLGIPLNDTDRKPWLKDLQTAIALWLKENVNIVLACSALKANYRQYLVLDAECIKLIYLHGSLDLLQQRLIGRQNHFMSEKLLNSQLDALEEPDDAIFVDVSEPPQLIVQNLKTVLGI; encoded by the coding sequence ATGATAATTATCATCATGGGAGTCTCCGGTGCCGGCAAAACCACCATAGGCAAACTCCTAGCCGATGCCTTAAACTGGGAATTTAAAGACGCTGACGAATTTCACTCCATAGATAACATCGAAAAAATGCGGCTAGGTATTCCCCTCAATGATACCGATAGAAAACCTTGGCTAAAAGACTTGCAAACAGCGATCGCCCTATGGTTAAAAGAAAATGTCAATATAGTCTTAGCCTGTTCCGCCCTCAAAGCCAATTATCGCCAATATCTAGTATTAGATGCTGAATGCATAAAACTAATTTACCTCCACGGCAGCTTAGATTTGCTCCAACAGAGGCTTATAGGAAGGCAAAATCATTTTATGTCAGAAAAACTCCTCAACAGCCAATTAGATGCCCTTGAGGAGCCAGATGATGCGATTTTTGTAGATGTTTCTGAACCACCCCAATTAATTGTGCAGAACCTGAAAACAGTTCTAGGTATTTAA
- a CDS encoding helix-turn-helix domain-containing protein: protein MTQESVFEESSGNVFADLGLSDADELFTRGKIGIQVLRLLKQRNLKQREISKLLGIPQPEVSHLMKGEFQRFSEGKLLIFLKRLDTEITLHLRPRHAPDQSAETVISL from the coding sequence ATGACACAGGAAAGCGTTTTTGAAGAAAGTAGTGGTAATGTATTCGCTGACCTCGGTTTGTCAGATGCGGATGAACTTTTTACACGGGGAAAGATAGGGATTCAGGTACTGCGGCTTTTGAAACAAAGGAACCTGAAACAACGTGAAATCAGCAAACTTCTTGGTATTCCCCAGCCAGAAGTTTCTCATTTGATGAAAGGAGAGTTTCAACGGTTTAGCGAGGGTAAACTCCTCATTTTCCTCAAGCGACTTGATACGGAAATCACTTTACATCTTCGCCCTCGTCACGCGCCAGATCAGTCTGCTGAAACGGTGATATCCTTATAG
- a CDS encoding type II toxin-antitoxin system RelE/ParE family toxin: MADDEDIIEIPLRPLVWMGDSLKNIRSFPEQVRASVGYALQLVQAGETPMDAKPFKGVGSGVYEIVKRYDTDTYRAVYAVKIGEKIYVLHAFQKKSKQGIKTPQADVDLIKQRYKDAVAREKQQ, from the coding sequence ATGGCAGATGATGAGGATATTATCGAAATTCCTCTACGACCTCTGGTTTGGATGGGAGACTCTCTCAAAAATATTCGCTCATTTCCTGAACAAGTCCGTGCATCAGTAGGCTACGCACTGCAATTGGTGCAAGCAGGGGAAACACCGATGGATGCCAAGCCTTTTAAGGGGGTTGGAAGTGGCGTGTATGAAATAGTCAAACGCTACGATACTGATACTTACAGGGCAGTTTATGCGGTAAAGATTGGTGAAAAAATCTATGTCCTGCACGCTTTTCAAAAGAAATCAAAGCAAGGAATTAAAACCCCACAGGCTGATGTTGATCTGATTAAACAACGCTATAAGGACGCAGTAGCTAGGGAAAAACAACAATGA